One part of the Geoanaerobacter pelophilus genome encodes these proteins:
- a CDS encoding protein-glutamate methylesterase/protein-glutamine glutaminase, protein MMAGKIKVLIIDDSAVIRALLTEILNEAPDIEVVGSAPDPIFAKNKIISLMPDVITLDVEMPRMDGLTFLEELMRTNPLPVVMVSSLTQKACNTTLRALELGAIDYVTKPSIDISEGLADLGNEIVRKVKIAAKARVRRSTLPIAQPAAPRPAVSSLDTSKMATTDKLIAIGASTGGTQAITEVIMGMPESVAGIVIVQHMPPLFTKSFAVRLNDMARVQVKEAEHGDRVLRGTAYIAPGGKHMAVRRNGAMYYIELSDGPPVNYVKPAVDILFRSVALHAGRNAVGAVLTGMGEDGARGLKEMRDRGAVTFAQDEATSVVFGMPKKAIEMGAAERVLPLPQIARALMDAI, encoded by the coding sequence AGGGCGCTGCTCACGGAAATCCTCAACGAGGCCCCGGACATCGAGGTTGTCGGTTCGGCCCCTGATCCGATCTTTGCCAAGAACAAGATCATCAGCCTGATGCCGGATGTGATCACGCTTGATGTCGAGATGCCGAGGATGGATGGCCTGACCTTTCTGGAAGAGCTGATGCGTACCAATCCGTTGCCGGTGGTGATGGTAAGCTCTCTGACCCAGAAGGCCTGCAACACCACCCTGCGTGCCCTGGAGCTGGGGGCCATAGACTATGTTACCAAACCGTCAATCGACATCTCGGAAGGTCTGGCCGATTTGGGTAATGAGATCGTCAGGAAGGTGAAGATTGCTGCCAAGGCGCGAGTCCGGCGCTCAACGTTGCCAATAGCTCAACCAGCTGCGCCGCGTCCGGCAGTTTCCTCACTCGATACCAGCAAGATGGCCACCACGGACAAGCTGATAGCCATTGGCGCTTCTACCGGTGGCACTCAGGCGATCACCGAGGTGATCATGGGCATGCCGGAATCGGTGGCTGGCATTGTCATTGTTCAGCATATGCCGCCGCTGTTCACGAAATCCTTTGCTGTGCGTCTGAACGATATGGCTCGCGTACAGGTTAAGGAGGCGGAACATGGTGACAGGGTACTGCGCGGCACCGCCTATATCGCCCCCGGAGGCAAGCATATGGCGGTGCGTCGCAATGGGGCCATGTATTACATCGAGCTGTCTGACGGGCCTCCGGTGAATTATGTGAAGCCGGCGGTTGATATCCTTTTCAGGTCGGTTGCTCTGCATGCCGGCAGGAATGCGGTTGGTGCGGTGCTGACCGGCATGGGCGAAGACGGTGCCCGTGGGTTGAAAGAGATGCGGGACCGCGGTGCCGTAACCTTTGCCCAGGACGAGGCAACGTCGGTGGTCTTCGGCATGCCGAAAAAAGCGATCGAGATGGGGGCTGCCGAACGCGTACTGCCGTTGCCGCAGATCGCTCGTGCGTTGATGGATGCCATTTAG